From a single Nicotiana tabacum cultivar K326 chromosome 8, ASM71507v2, whole genome shotgun sequence genomic region:
- the LOC142163395 gene encoding uncharacterized protein LOC142163395, translating to MDKRFGAYLESNGIVHQTSCPYNSAQNGVVGRKNRHLLEVAISLIFTMPLPKPCCGDAILAVAYLINRMLFKPLNFQSPLETLKGKNEYIVPLKGILRHRKVTNVIILPLGDLLLAWMLPFENLSPISILPHHLFRGKSSKEEEVILPNFITGPLDDIVTRESEIGENIQGETIGRLDRPDLKTYSRKNRAEEAIMQSTEAEPSSIGELFTFPNDLDEPIALRKGVRSCITKHPLSNFVSYNSLYSSYRAFALSISSVSIPQNWREAFADPKWKQAMILNK from the exons ATGGATAAAAGATTTGGTGCTTATTTGGAGTCCAATGGGATAGTTCATCAGACTAGTTGTCCTTACAATAGTGCACAAAATGGGGTCGTTGGAAGAAAAAATAGGCATCTGTTAGAAGTAGCAATATCTCTTATATTCACCATGCCTCTACCAAAACCTTGTTGCGGGGATGCTATTCTAGCGGTTGCCTATCTTATCAACAGAATGCTATTTAAACCCCTCAATTTTCAAAGTCCTCTGGAAACTTTAAAGGGTAAGAATGAATATATTGTTCCTCTAAAG GGTATTCTCCGACACAGAAAGGTTACAAATGTTATCATCCTCCCTCTAGGAGATCTTTTGTTAGCATGGATGTTACCTTTCGAGAATCTGAGCCCTATTTCAATATTACCTCATCACCTCTTCAGGGGGAAGAGCAGTAAGGAGGAAGAGGTGATTCTACCTAATTTCATTACTGGACCTCTTGATGACATTGTCACAAGGGAAAGTGAAATTGGAGAAAACATTCAGGGGGAGACTATTGGGCGTTTGGATAGGCCTGATTTGAAAACTTACTCAAGAAAAAATAGAGCAGAAGAAGCCATTATGCAATCTACCGAAGCAGAACCTTCTTCTATTGGTGAGTTATTTACATTTCCTAATGATTTAGATGAACCTATTGCTCTCAGAAAAGGAGTCAGATCTTGCATCACCAAACACCCTTTATCTAATTTTGTCTCCTATAATTCTTTGTATTCCTCCTACAGAGCCTTTGCCTTGTCTATTTCTTCTGTGTCTATTCCCCAGAATTGGAGGGAAGCTTTTGCAGATCCTAAATGGAAGCAAGCTATGATTTTGAATAAATAA